Within Sporosarcina sp. PTS2304, the genomic segment ACCGTGTTTATAAAACTTAGTTAATGCTTCATAATAATAATCTGTTACTTTAACAGTATGGGGTTTTTTCGTCATAATATCCTTAGCGAGTAATAAAGTAGGTGATCCACCCCCAGCAATCACGCGATCTACTAAATCTTTTTCCGTCACGATACCTAATAATTTACCTGCTTTGTCAGTTATAATAATCGAACTAACTGAACGACTGATCATCAGCTCCGCAATTTCTTTAGTTGTTGCTTCTGCATGGATTGTTATGACCGGACTACTCATGAAATCCTGAACCCGACGAACATAAGGTTCACTTTCCCCGTATTCATCCGCTAAACGAACTTGTTCACCTAACGAGGTATACACATTTGATAAGCGCAACGACATTTTACGCAATACAAAATCCCGCACTTTTTGATCATCCATCCGACTCTTGATCACTTCATAAGGTACTTGAAGACAAATAGAGTTTTCAGCTACTTCCATATCAATATGATGTTTATCGAGAGGTCTAGCCATTTCTCCTAAATAATAAGCAAAGTTGGAAAAACCGATTATTTCATCTTCCTGAATCATTTCAAGCATGACGGAACTGCCATCTTGTCCTTCAATCAACACTTCTGCCGAACCTTGCAAAACGAGTAATAAACCTTCTTGTGGGGTTTTGAAGTAATTAGACTTCTCAACTTTTTCATAAAACTTTAGTTTACAAGCCATTAATAACTCATCAAATTCTTCTTCAGTCGTACTTACAAACAAAGGATTATTATGGATTCTTTCATATAACTCACGGTCTTTTATCGTCTGTAACATTCTAAAACCTCCTCTTAGCATTGAATGACTCATATAAAACAACTATATGATTGAAGCGTTATATTTTATTATCTAGTTACGTCATTCAGTACAAAAAAGCTCCCTCTTCTAAATAACTAGTAGAAGAGGGAGCGTTAGTTGAATGTTAGAAAGGATTAGATATCAAGCTCTTTGTATCCAGTTTCTGCTTTGAAGCGAACCTCTGCATACGTGATTTCATCTTTTTCTACACGCTTCGCACCAATCATTGTACCAATCCATGCAGCTAGGAAGCCTGCTGGTACGGACACTATGGCCGGGTTAGCGTAAGGGAAAATTGGATTACCAGTGATTAGAGTAGCTCCTTCAACTGGGTTCATAACACTAGGGCTAATAGCAACTAATACTAATGCAACGATCAAACCTGTAAGCATTGAAGCTACAGCTCCTGTAGTGTTGAATTTCTTCCAATAAATTGTTAATAGAATTGTAGGAACGTTAGCGGATGCAGCAACACAGAAAGCTAGTGATACTAAGAACGCTACGTTTAACTTTTCAGAACCTAATGCTAGAAGGATAGAGAACACACCGATTGCGATAGAAGCCCAACGCGCTGCATTTACTTGCTCCTTCTCTGTTACTTTACCGCTCTTGAAGATTTGTCCATAAATATCGTGAGCGATTGCAGAAGCACCAGAAAGTACTAGACCTGCAACTACCGCCAAGATTGTAGCGAATGCAACTGCTGCTACGAATGACTCAAGCGCATCTCCACCGAGTACACCGGCAAGCATTGGCGCTGCCATATTACCAGCAGCATTTTCTGCGATAATCGCATCTGCTCCAACGAATTTAGCTGCACCAAATCCAAGGAAGATGGTCAATACATAGAAAATACCGATGATCCAAACTGAATAAATAACTGAAGAACGTGCTGTTTTCGCATCTTTAACTGTGAAGAAACGCATTAAGATGTGTGGAAGACCAGCAGTACCTAAAACTAGTGCAATTAATACAGAAATTAATCCAACAGTATCTTTATAAACAACTCCGGAGTTAAGGAATGCTTCACCGTGTGGAGTAGCTGTCTTCATCGCATCGAACATACCGATGAAGTTAAAATTGAATTTCATAAGTACTAAGAATGAAATAATGATCGTACCAGCCATCAATAGAATAGCTTTAATGATTTGCACCCAACTTGTTGCAGTCATTCCACCGAATAGAACGTAAATTAACATCATTGTTCCAACAATAAGAACCGCAATCCAATATTCAATACCAAATAATAATTTAATAAGAGCACCGGCACCAACTAATTGTGCAAGCATGTAGAACATAACGATTGTGATCGTGTTTAATGCTGCAGCACCACGCACTTTCTTCGCGCCAAAACGAGCACCAATCATATCTGCCATTGTAAATTTACCTAAGTTACGTAGTGGTTCAGCGATTAAGAATAGCACAACAAGATAAGCTGTAAGCCAACCGATACTATAGTAGAAACCGTCGAATCCGTTTAATGAAATTGCACCCGCAATCCCTAAGAATGATGCAGCTGATAAGTAGTCACCCGCAATAGCCATACCGTTTTGCCAACCAGTCAATGATCCTCCAGCCGTATAGAAATCACTCGCTGTAGTTGTTTGCTTAGCTGCCCAGTATGTAATGTAAAGTGTTAACACAATTACTGAGAAGAAAATAACATATGAAATCATACTCATGAACACAACCCCCTTATTTTAGAACGTTTTTCTCTATAATCTTATCTACGTCAGTATCAAAATGTTTCGCTTTATTCATATAGATGGAAGTGAATACCCATACCATTACGAACATTGAAAATGCATAAATCCAAGTGAAGTTCATAGCCCCGATTGCAGGTTTTTCTAATATTGTTGTATACCCTGTCAATAGTGGTAGTGCAAAGTAAGCAGCGAAGAAAAAGATAACATAAGGACGTGAAAACGTTTGCTTTCTTTTCACCAATGCTTTGAAATCATCTGTTTGAACAATTTTCTCATAATCTAGTGTAGACTTCCCACGTGTTGTTTGATTAGCCATTTGATTAATCCCCTTTCTATATTGAGTTCAGCAAGTAAAACGTTAGAAAATCCCCCCATTCGTCTTGAAACCGCTTTCAACATCTAATTAAATAGATAATATGTCACAGCGGGTTAAGACAACCTTTTGTTATAGTACACATGTAAACAATACCAAAGGTTTACTTCTTTTGCAATACCTTTTTTTGAAGATTTGTAAAATTAAATCTATCGAAATATCGCGAATTGGTATAGACATTAATCTACCAAAAGCGTATCAAAGTTACAAGAACAATTTTAAAACCACGTGAAATGTTTTTTGATTCCCTTAGAATTTAACGTTCTTTTTTCCAGTTAAAAATAATAACACTGTTCAATAACAGTAAAAAGATGTAGTATATTGTATATCGGCTTATAAGGAAATGACCTTATAAAACAGACTTATACTAGAGAAAGATGGTGTGATATTTTGCCTATACCTACTAACCACGCACAACCTGTACGTAAGACTGCGAAAGAAAATGCATTTAGTCAGTTGCAAAAGTGGATTATTGATGGCACACTTCAACCGGGTGAAAAACTGAACGATGTCGAACTTGCTGAAGCGTTAGGTGTCAGCCGAACACCTATACGTGAATCTCTTCAACTGTTAGAAGTTCAAGGTTTCGTTCAAATGTTTCCTGGAAAAGCTACACAAGTCACTGAAGTTGATCGTGAATCTATTTCCGATTTGCTTCCCCCATTAGCAGCATTACAAGCATTATCAGCGGAACTGGCTATCCCTAACTTAACTGACAATGTCATCAAAAAACTGCGAGATACAAATAAACGCTTCGCTCACGCTGTGGAAAAAGAAGACTATTTCCAAGCTTTAAAAATAGATGAGCAATTCCATCAAATAATTGTAGACACTGCAGATAACTCTTATATTTCTTCAATGCTCGTCTCTCTACAAGCACATGTTCGTAGATTATTTTTTCACAACTCTATTATATTGACGGAAAAGTCCATTGTAGAACACGACCAAATTATCGACCTAATGAACGCCCGTGACGGTGAACAAGTGACGAAAGTGATGCGTGAGAACTGGTTACGCGCAATAGAAGAATTTTACTCTGTAGAACAAGTCAATGCATAATGATTGTTACAAAGCGAA encodes:
- a CDS encoding GntR family transcriptional regulator; the encoded protein is MPIPTNHAQPVRKTAKENAFSQLQKWIIDGTLQPGEKLNDVELAEALGVSRTPIRESLQLLEVQGFVQMFPGKATQVTEVDRESISDLLPPLAALQALSAELAIPNLTDNVIKKLRDTNKRFAHAVEKEDYFQALKIDEQFHQIIVDTADNSYISSMLVSLQAHVRRLFFHNSIILTEKSIVEHDQIIDLMNARDGEQVTKVMRENWLRAIEEFYSVEQVNA
- a CDS encoding cation acetate symporter, which gives rise to MSMISYVIFFSVIVLTLYITYWAAKQTTTASDFYTAGGSLTGWQNGMAIAGDYLSAASFLGIAGAISLNGFDGFYYSIGWLTAYLVVLFLIAEPLRNLGKFTMADMIGARFGAKKVRGAAALNTITIVMFYMLAQLVGAGALIKLLFGIEYWIAVLIVGTMMLIYVLFGGMTATSWVQIIKAILLMAGTIIISFLVLMKFNFNFIGMFDAMKTATPHGEAFLNSGVVYKDTVGLISVLIALVLGTAGLPHILMRFFTVKDAKTARSSVIYSVWIIGIFYVLTIFLGFGAAKFVGADAIIAENAAGNMAAPMLAGVLGGDALESFVAAVAFATILAVVAGLVLSGASAIAHDIYGQIFKSGKVTEKEQVNAARWASIAIGVFSILLALGSEKLNVAFLVSLAFCVAASANVPTILLTIYWKKFNTTGAVASMLTGLIVALVLVAISPSVMNPVEGATLITGNPIFPYANPAIVSVPAGFLAAWIGTMIGAKRVEKDEITYAEVRFKAETGYKELDI
- a CDS encoding DUF485 domain-containing protein, which gives rise to MANQTTRGKSTLDYEKIVQTDDFKALVKRKQTFSRPYVIFFFAAYFALPLLTGYTTILEKPAIGAMNFTWIYAFSMFVMVWVFTSIYMNKAKHFDTDVDKIIEKNVLK